The Streptomyces sp. WZ-12 genome segment GAGGGCGAGGGCCGCCCCGGAGCCGGTGCCGCCCCACCAGCGGTCGCGGCCGAGGGCGACCAAGTGGCCGACGAGGACGCCGGTCAGCATCGCCAGCGCCCAGCCGACGGCACCTACGGGGAACAGCGGCTCGCCGCCGCCGAGAGTGTGCAGCACACCGGCGGCGAGCGCCACGCTCGCCGCCATGACGATGGCCGCGGGCAGCGCGGGCACCACGAGCCGGCGGAGCCGCGACGCCGGAGCGGCGCTGTCGGTCGGTTTCATTCCGATCCCTCTCACAGCCGGCGGTGCCCGCGCCACGGCAGGCGCACACGTCAACAGTAGGCCGCGGAAGGCCAACACGGGCAGCGATCCGCAGCGGTTGCCCGAATGCGACCCGGCCTCCCGGATCAATCTGGTATGCGCCGATGGGGTGACACCTCACTCCTCCTCAGGCGGAGTGACAGCTACCGCTCGTGCTGCCTCAGGACCCTGCTCCAGCAGCACAGCGAAGCCATCATCGTCCAACACGGGGACCTTCAACTGCATGGCTTTGTCGTACTTCGAACCGGGGTTGTCGCCCACCACCACGAATCCGGTCTTCTTGGAAACGGATCCGGTCACCTTTGCACCGAGAGCCTGCAGCGCTTCTTTCGCGCCATCTCTGGTGTGTGACTGAAGTGTGCCCGTTACGACGACGGTGACGCCTTCCAATGGCCGCGGGCCCGCCTCACCCGTCTGCTCCTCCTCCATTCGGACACCCGCGGCCCGCCAGCGCTCGATGATCTCCTGGTGCCAGTCCACCGCGAACCACTGCTTGAGGGAGGCCGCGATGGTGCCGCCGACGCCGTCCACGGCCGCCAGTTCCTCCTCGCTGGCGTCCCGGATGCGGTCGATGGAGCGGAACTCCCGGGCCAGTGCCTGGGCGGCCACCGGGCCGACGTGGCGGATCGAGAGACCGGTCAGGATCCGGGCCAGCGGGCGGGACTTGGCGGCCTGGATGTTCTCCAACATGGCGAGGGTGTTCTTCTTCGGCTCGCCCTTCTGGTTGGCGAAGAAGGTGACGACCTTCTCCTCGCCGGTCTTCGGGTCGCGCTTGGGCAGGCCCGTATCCGGGTCGAGGACATGGGACTTGATGGGCAGCAGCTCCTCGACGGCGAGGTCGAAGAGGCCGCCCTCGTCGTGCAGCGGCGGCTCGGCGGGCTCCAACGGCTGGCTCAGCGCGGTGGCGGCGACATAGCCGAAGTTCTCGATGTCCAGGCACTTGCGGCCGGCGAGGTAGAACAGCCGCTCGCGGATCTGGGCGGGGCAGGACCGGGCGTTGGGACACCGCAGGTCGATGTCGCCCTCCTTGGCCGGCTGGAGCGGCGCCTCGCACTCGGGGCACTCGGCCGGCATCACGAACTCCCGCTCGGTGCCGTCCCGGAGATCCACGACCGGGCCGAGGATCTCGGGGATCACGTCGCCCGCCTTGCGGATGACGATGGTGTCGCCGATGAGGACGCCCTTGGCCTTGACCACGTCCTGGTTGTGCAGGGTGGCGAACTCCACCTCGGAGCCGGCGACGGTGACCGGCTCGACGACGGCGTACGGGGTGACCCGGCCGGTGCGGCCGACGCCGACGCGGATGTCGACCAGCTTGGTGTTGACCTCCTCCGGCGGGTACTTCCAGGCGATCGCCCAGCGCGGGGCGCGCGAGGTGGCGCCCAGCCGGCCCTGGAGCGGGATCTCGTCCAGCTTGACCACCACGCCGTCGATCTCGTGCTCGACGGCGGTGCGGCGGGTCTCCGGGTCACCGTAGTGGGCGATGAACTCCCGTACGGCGGCGAGGGATTGGACGGCGCGGTTGTGCGAGGCGGTGGGCAGGCCCCATGCCTTGAGAAGGTCGTACGCCTCGGAGAGGCGGGCGATCTCCAGTCCGTCGCGGGCGCCGAGGCCGTGCACCACCATGTGCAGCGGGCGGGTGGCGGTGACCTTGGGATCCTTCTGGCGGAGCGAACCGGCCGCGGCGTTACGGGGGTTGGCGAACGGGGGCTTGCCGTCGGCCACCAGGCGCTCGTTGAGTTCGAGGAACTTCTCCATCGGGAAGTAGACCTCGCCGCGGATCTCGACGAGGTCGGGGACCTCGTCGCCGGCCAGGCGGTGCGGGATCTCGGCGATGGTGCGGACGTTGGGCGTGATGTCCTCGCCGGTGCGGCCGTCGCCGCGGGTGGCGGCGCGGGTGAGCCGGCCGTGCTCGTAGGTGAGGTTGACCGCGAGGCCGTCCACCTTGAGCTCGCACAGGAAGTGGTAGCCGGCGCTCTTGGCGTCGCCGCCGAGCTCGGTGGCGATCCGGTCGGCCCAGGCCGACAACTCCTCGTCGTCGAAGGCGTTGTCCAGCGAGAGCATCCGCTCGCGGTGGGCGACCTCGGTGAACTCCGTGGCGTAGGAGCCGGCGACCTTCTGGGTCGGGGAGTCCGGGGTGCGCAGCTGGGGGTGCTCCGCCTCCAGGGCCTCAAGGGAGCGCAGCAGCTTGTCGAACTCCGCGTCGCTGACGACCGGGGCGTCCTTCACGTAGTAGCGAAAGCGGTGCTCCTCGATCTCCTCAGCGAGCCGGGCGTGCTTCTCCCGTGCCGCGGCCGGCACCTCCGATGCCGTTGCGTGCTGTTCGCCAGCCACCGTCTTGTCCTCCCGTGTCCTGATCGTCAAGCGGTCACTCTGGGTTGTCTGCGAGTGATCTCGCCGCCCGGACGCAGTGGGCGAGGACCGCGCGGGCGTAGGCGGGCGAGGCGCCCGCCAGGCCGCACGACGGGGTGACCACCACGGACTCCGCGAGGAGCCCCGGCGCCAGCCCCAGCCTGCGCCACAGCGTCCGGACACCCATGACGCTACCGGCAGGGTCTGACAATGGGCCGTCCACGCCCGGCACCACGCCCGCGAACAGCGCGGTACCGCCCTCGACCGCCTCGCCCAGCACCTCGTCCTCACGCTCGGTGAGCAGCCCGGCGTCGAACGAGACGCCCGCGGCACCGGCCCGCCGCAGCAGCGCGAACGGCACCTCGGGGGCGCAGGAGTGGACGACGACGGGCGCGCCGTCGGCCGCCGCCACGAGGTCGCGCAGCGCGCCCTCGACGACCGCCCGGTCCACCGCCGGGTGGGTGCGGTAGCCGCTGGCGGTCTTGATCCGTCCCCGGAGCACCGCGGTCAGCGACGGCTCATCGAGTTGGAGGACGGGGTCGGCGCCCGGCACCCGGCGCCGGACCTCCGCGAGGTGGCCGCGCAGCCCCTCGGTGAGGGAGGCGACGAGGTCCCGGCAGGCGCCGGGGTCGCCGACCGCCGCCTCGCCGTTGCGCAGTTCCAGGCTGGCGGCCAGCGTCCAGGGACCGACCGCGGAGACCTTCAGCGGGCCGGTGTATCCCTGGGTGAACTCCTCCAGGGCGTCCAGGTCCTCGCCGAGCCAGGAGCGGGCCCGGCGGGTGTCGCGGCCGGGCCGGTCGCTGATCCGCCAACCGCTGGGCTCCACATGGGCGTAGAGCTCGACGAGCATGCCGAGGGTGCGCCCGATCATGTCGGCGCCGGGCCCCCGAGCGGGGAGCTCGGGCAGATGGGGGAAGTCCTCCAGTGACCCGGTGACGGTCTTCGCCGCTTCGCGCGCGTCACCGCCCGGCATCGACCCGATGCCGGTGGCCGCGCCCGCGGTCCACTTGTGCCTGCTGTTCTCGCTCACCCCGGAAGGGTATGCGGCGGTGGGCCGGGCGGGGGCCGCCGGCTCCGCCCGGCCCACCGCCGGCCGCCCGCAGGTCAGCCCCGTGCGCGCAGGCCCAGCCAGCTCACCGCCGCGGCGACCGCCAGGGCCAGCGCGGTCAACGCGAAGGCGTGGCCGGTCCCTTGGTGGGCGTCGCCCGCGCCGGTGAGCACGGCGCCCATGCCGGCGATGCCGACCAGCGAGCCGACCTGGCGGTTGGCGT includes the following:
- the ligA gene encoding NAD-dependent DNA ligase LigA translates to MAGEQHATASEVPAAAREKHARLAEEIEEHRFRYYVKDAPVVSDAEFDKLLRSLEALEAEHPQLRTPDSPTQKVAGSYATEFTEVAHRERMLSLDNAFDDEELSAWADRIATELGGDAKSAGYHFLCELKVDGLAVNLTYEHGRLTRAATRGDGRTGEDITPNVRTIAEIPHRLAGDEVPDLVEIRGEVYFPMEKFLELNERLVADGKPPFANPRNAAAGSLRQKDPKVTATRPLHMVVHGLGARDGLEIARLSEAYDLLKAWGLPTASHNRAVQSLAAVREFIAHYGDPETRRTAVEHEIDGVVVKLDEIPLQGRLGATSRAPRWAIAWKYPPEEVNTKLVDIRVGVGRTGRVTPYAVVEPVTVAGSEVEFATLHNQDVVKAKGVLIGDTIVIRKAGDVIPEILGPVVDLRDGTEREFVMPAECPECEAPLQPAKEGDIDLRCPNARSCPAQIRERLFYLAGRKCLDIENFGYVAATALSQPLEPAEPPLHDEGGLFDLAVEELLPIKSHVLDPDTGLPKRDPKTGEEKVVTFFANQKGEPKKNTLAMLENIQAAKSRPLARILTGLSIRHVGPVAAQALAREFRSIDRIRDASEEELAAVDGVGGTIAASLKQWFAVDWHQEIIERWRAAGVRMEEEQTGEAGPRPLEGVTVVVTGTLQSHTRDGAKEALQALGAKVTGSVSKKTGFVVVGDNPGSKYDKAMQLKVPVLDDDGFAVLLEQGPEAARAVAVTPPEEE
- a CDS encoding methionine synthase; amino-acid sequence: MSENSRHKWTAGAATGIGSMPGGDAREAAKTVTGSLEDFPHLPELPARGPGADMIGRTLGMLVELYAHVEPSGWRISDRPGRDTRRARSWLGEDLDALEEFTQGYTGPLKVSAVGPWTLAASLELRNGEAAVGDPGACRDLVASLTEGLRGHLAEVRRRVPGADPVLQLDEPSLTAVLRGRIKTASGYRTHPAVDRAVVEGALRDLVAAADGAPVVVHSCAPEVPFALLRRAGAAGVSFDAGLLTEREDEVLGEAVEGGTALFAGVVPGVDGPLSDPAGSVMGVRTLWRRLGLAPGLLAESVVVTPSCGLAGASPAYARAVLAHCVRAARSLADNPE